A section of the Oreochromis niloticus isolate F11D_XX linkage group LG9, O_niloticus_UMD_NMBU, whole genome shotgun sequence genome encodes:
- the phldb2b gene encoding pleckstrin homology-like domain family B member 2 isoform X1 — protein sequence MTEVASPASVMESEMMFQPESDQISPGEPKSPPLDLIDTGKGLKVQTATPHLVSLGSGRLSVAITVLPLKEGVTRIGTEDAPIPQDITIQGPGIEAEHCLIINEGGVVTLDPCGHLCSLDGVQVTVPTPLTQGYSLCLGKSYLFRFNHPEEASRMKSMLPQKSPVSALAYNTDYLKFSSDYSHAVVGGTSSARGMRSASELRDLMDTLQRKKIALENSLRANGNANPSYFSVTQSPPTTPVSSPATSSSAYQEQARRFYSSDRPSLSLKSAPPLSPGRRSDPSSSLASRSSVGRSQDNFGTSDSRRLHSQSSSPLLSTWNGGGSSTSVASSENYLLSLPPSSSSSRTPSSGGAASMPSSPRLGRRTYGNQGNQEPTPTSRTRKYSAGSLSGMTTGGHSRSLPRLCPSPSPRDNNNGVLTLSTLPPRRSDTAGDYKFSKEHYSNGQNADLDHKSSHSSQQAANRNKSQTTAQGEGVVSISLSSPRTSSCSTSHSISSTSTSTSTPPDVTIPSRAGGSSSPRVAKKLSLTSTSSIGSISSIASSPPEQERLSSNEASSGAEMSVVEQEKPGVGLELTVTAGLGLRERSSSFGKASLETGIGLGERRQSFGKAGVTPPGGFRERRGSISSLSGKEELTDYHQRQKEERLREQEVERLERQRLETILSLCSELGRAERDGGAAATSSTSAVADLQKINQELEKLQLNDEDDDTPSVFSDSSAVSGTVGNGHMTSPGSENGYYDDDLQVRRRRSSGHRDNRAESPAISLRSFAPTPSPRAHRTNEALEDAARHCGQHTIPSEEEVRRVEEERIQVLNNMEELEQKIKELDNQIEESAREVEVERALVEAEQESEVAALQHEKDALEALHNKMADLETQSQQEKEKACKLLQAEKGRVERLAQIVCEQRSQLDSCPEATKEPLQEQLARDCEVLEAETKRFEDLEFQQLERESRQDEEKETHTQQLLREIADYQRSTVTRKERLLTLKKQAAQIMQQAQREKESFLKERSNLESMLQREKESLTVLERKYADLTGGRSFTLREDSASLADVCRSLLSSIFLKNAEGYVTVSEINELYSQLGQDPKPAPAPTLTKASPEPEATLSPDEDTPKPAEDEHFRLLEERKRSEKESGSHLSDTLPRKKTATAMNPQFMCATLGRSFPTKSHQPLVQSTSCGSILPRILSLSNKESESRRLHKGQPSSRAASQTNVYLDAFGYRENQAFDTMSVDSSDSIETSISACSPDNVSSASTSNVAKLEEMERLLREAQAEKNRLLEHKEREMEIRKQALEEERRRREDLEKRLQEETNRRQKLIDREVKLREKQRAQSRPLTRYLPVRKDDFDLRAHIESAGHSLDTCFHLSISEKTCRGYLVKMGGKIKTWKKRWFVFDRNRRTLSYYADKHEVKLKGVIYFQAIEEVYYDHLKNAHKSPNPSLTFSVKTHDRVYYMVAPSPEAMRIWMDVIVTGAEGYTQFMV from the exons gGGTAACGCGCATAGGCACAGAAGATGCTCCAATTCCTCAGGATATTACCATTCAAGGGCCTGGCATCGAGGCAGAGCACTGTCTAATCATCAATGAAG GAGGGGTGGTGACCCTGGACCCCTGTGGCCACCTCTGCAGTCTTGATGGAGTCCAGGTCACTGTACCAACACCACTCACTCAGG GTTATTCTTTGTGTCTGGGAAAATCCTATTTGTTCCGGTTCAACCATCCTGAGGAAGCCAGCAGAATGAAGAGCATGCTTCCCCAAAAGAGTCCTGTATCGGCTTTAGCCTACAACACAG ACTACCTGAAGTTTAGCAGTGACTATAGCCATGCAGTTGTGGGCGGCACCAGTAGTGCTAGGGGCATGCGATCAGCATCTGAGCTTCGGGACTTGATGGACACCCTGCAGCGTAAGAAAATTGCCCTTGAAAACAGCCTGAGAGCCAACGGGAATGCCAACCCCTCCTACTTCAGTGTGACACAG tctcCCCCCACCACACCTGTCTCCAGTCCTGCCACATCTTCATCAGCCTATCAGGAACAGGCAAGGCGTTTCTATAGCTCCGATCGTCCTTCTTTGTCTTTAAAATCTGCTCCACCTCTTTCCCCTGGGCGACGTTCCgacccttcttcttctttggcctCGCGCTCTTCTGTTGGCCGCAGTCAGGACAATTTTGGCACCAGCGATAGCCGACGACTGCACAGTCAGAGCTCCTCTCCTTTACTCTCCACCTGGAATGGTGGGGGATCTTCCACTTCTGTTGCCAGTAGTGAGAACTAtctcctctctcttcctccatcTTCTTCCTCATCCCGCACTCCATCTTCTGGGGGCGCTGCCAGCATGCCCTCTAGCCCCCGTCTAGGACGCCGCACCTATGGGAACCAGGGGAACCAGGAGCCGACGCCCACTAGTCGAACCAGGAAATACTCAGCAGGCTCGCTGAGTGGGATGACAACAGGAGGACACAGCCGCTCACTGCCACGCCTCTGTCCCTCCCCGTCCCCCCGTGACAATAATAATGGAGTGCTAACTTTGTCAACGCTGCCTCCACGGAGGTCTGATACTGCTGGGGATTACAAATTTAGCAAAGAGCATTACAGCAACGGCCAAAACGCTGACCTCGACCACAAGTCTAGTCATTCCAGTCAGCAAGCCGCAAACAGGAATAAAAGCCAGACCACAGCTCAAGGTGAAGGTGTTGTGTCGATCTCCCTCTCTTCCCCTAGGAcctcctcctgctccacctCCCACTCCATCTCTTCCACATCCACATCCACATCCACTCCACCAGATGTAACAATCCCATCACGGGCAGGGGGCTCCTCTTCTCCTCGTGTTGCCAAAAAACTCAGCCTGACCTCCACCAGCTCAATAGGCTCCATCAGCTCTATAGCTTCGAGCCCTCCAGAACAAGAACGGCTAAGCAGCAATGAAGCCTCCTCAGGAGCAGAAATGTCTGTGGTGGAGCAAGAAAAACCAGGGGTGGGCCTTGAACTCACCGTTACAGCTGGACTAGGACTTAGAGAGAGGAGCTCTTCATTTGGGAAGGCCAGcctggaaactggaattggtcTGGGGGAGAGGAGGCAGTCATTTGGCAAAGCAGGGGTGACCCCGCCAGGGGGATTCAGGGAAAGAAGGGGGAGTATCAGCTCCCtaagtgggaaggaagaactgaCAGACTACCACCAACGCCAAAAAGAGGAGAGACTCCGTGAGcaggaggtggagagactg GAGCGACAGCGGCTCGAGACCATCTTGTCTCTTTGCTCTGAGCTGGGCCGAGCTGAAAGGGACGGAGGCGCCGCAGCCACCAGCTCCACTTCAGCTGTTGCAGACCTGCAGAAGATCAACCAGGAGCTTGAGAAGCTGCAGCTGAACGACGAAGATGATGACACGCCTTCTGTCTTTTCCGACTCTTCAGCTGTTAGTGGAACAGTCGGAAATGGGCACATGACCTCCCCTGGATCGGAGAACGGTTACTATGATGATGACCTGCAGGTACGACGGAGGCGTAGCAGCGGTCACCGAGACAACAGGGCCGAATCGCCTGCCATCAGTCTGCGAAGCTTTGCCCCCACACCTTCACCACGTGCACATAGGACAAATGAG GCTCTAGAGGATGCAGCTCGCCATTGTGGACAGCACACGATCCCTTCAGAAGAGGAAGTGAGGCGCGTGGAAGAGGAGAGAATCCAGGTCCTGAACAACATGGAGGAGCTTGAACAAAAGATCAAAGAGCTGGACAATCAAATTGAGGAATCTGCCCGAGAG gtcgAGGTTGAGCGAGCTCTAGTTGAAGCTGAGCAGGAGTCCGAGGTAGCAGCTCTTCAACACGAAAAAGATGCTTTAGAAGCGCTTCACAACAAGATGGCTGACCTAGAGACCCAATCccagcaggaaaaagaaaag GCGTGCAAGCTGCTGCAGGCAGAAAAGGGCAGAGTAGAAAGGTTGGCTCAGATTGTGTGTGAGCAGCGCTCCCAGCTGGACAGCTGTCCTGAGGCCACCAAGGAGCCCCTGCAGGAGCAGCTAGCCAGG GACTGCGAAGTGCTTGAAGCAGAGACAAAGCGTTTTGAGGACCTGGAGTTTCAGCAGCTCGAGAGAGAAAGCAGGCAGGACGAGGAGAAGGAGACCCACACCCAGCAGCTTCTCCGGGAGATCGCAGACTACCAACGCAGCACCGTCACCCGCAAG GAGCGTCTGTTAACTCTGAAGAAGCAGGCGGCGCAGATTATGCAGCAGGCTCAACGAGAGAAGGAGAGCTTCTTGAAGGAGAGGAGCAACCTTGAGTCCATGCTGCAGAGA GAGAAAGAAAGCCTGACTGTGCTGGAAAGAAAATACGCTGACCTCACCGGTGGACGGAGTTTCACCCTGAGAGAG GATTCAGCCTCTTTGGCTGATGTGTGTCGCTCCCTCctttcttctatttttctcaagAACGCAGAG GGCTATGTCACAGTCAGTGAAATCAATGAGCTTTACTCACAGCTTGGGCAAGACCCTAAACCTGCTCCTGCCCCCACTCTGACCAAAGCCTCTCCTGAGCCCGAGGCAACCCTTTCCCCTGATGAGGACACCCCCAAACCTGCGGAGGATGAG CATTTCCGTCTgctggaggagaggaagaggtcTGAGAAAGAAAGTGGCTCACATCTAAGTGATACTTTACCTAGGAAGAAAACCGCGACCGCCATGAACCCCCAGTTTATGTGCGCAACACTCGGGCGCAGCTTCCCCACAAAG TCCCATCAGCCTCTGGTACAGAGTACAAGCTGTGGCAGTATTCTTCCAAGAATCCTCAGTTTATCCAATAAGGAAAGTGAATCTCGACGTCTGCATAaag GTCAGCCGAGCTCCCGAGCTGCTTCTCAGACCAACGTCTACCTCGATGCCTTTGGGTACCGTGAAAACCAGGCCTTTGACACAATGAGTGTGGATAGTAGTGACTCTATTGAAACCAGCATCTCTGCTTGCTCACCTGACAACGTCTCCAG TGCCAGTACGTCAAATGTAGCCAAGCTGGAGGAGATGGAGCGCCTGCTGAGAGAGGCACAGGCCGAGAAGAACCGCCTCCTCGAACACAAG GAGCGGGAAATGGAAATTCGAAAGCAGGCCTtggaagaggagaggaggagacgGGAGGATCTGGAGAAAAGGTTACAAGAGGAGACCAACAGACGCCAGAAACTGATCGACCGCGAGGTGAAGCTTCGAGAAAAGCAGAGGGCGCAG TCCCGGCCTCTTACTCGGTATCTGCCTGTGAGGAAGGACGATTTTGACTTGCGGGCTCACATTGAGTCGGCGGGCCACAGCCTAGACACGTGCTTCCACCTGTCCATCTCAGAAAAGACCTGCCGAGGCTACTTGGTCAAGATGGGAGGCAAAATCAAAACGTGGAAGAAACGCTGGTTCGTCTTTGACCGCAACAGACGCACACTATCCTACTACGCAG ACAAGCACGAAGTCAAGTTGAAAGGAGTCATTTACTTCCAAGCTATTGAAGAAGTATACTACGATCACTTGAAGAATGCACACAAG AGCCCAAACCCCTCCCTGACCTTCAGTGTGAAGACTCACGATAGGGTCTACTACATGGTTGCTCCTTCTCCCGAAGCCATGAGGATCTGGATGGATGTGATCGTCACAGGCGCTGAGGGATACACTCAGTTCATGGTGTAG
- the phldb2b gene encoding pleckstrin homology-like domain family B member 2 isoform X4 translates to MTEVASPASVMESEMMFQPESDQISPGEPKSPPLDLIDTGKGLKVQTATPHLVSLGSGRLSVAITVLPLKEGVTRIGTEDAPIPQDITIQGPGIEAEHCLIINEGGVVTLDPCGHLCSLDGVQVTVPTPLTQGYSLCLGKSYLFRFNHPEEASRMKSMLPQKSPVSALAYNTDYLKFSSDYSHAVVGGTSSARGMRSASELRDLMDTLQRKKIALENSLRANGNANPSYFSVTQSPPTTPVSSPATSSSAYQEQARRFYSSDRPSLSLKSAPPLSPGRRSDPSSSLASRSSVGRSQDNFGTSDSRRLHSQSSSPLLSTWNGGGSSTSVASSENYLLSLPPSSSSSRTPSSGGAASMPSSPRLGRRTYGNQGNQEPTPTSRTRKYSAGSLSGMTTGGHSRSLPRLCPSPSPRDNNNGVLTLSTLPPRRSDTAGDYKFSKEHYSNGQNADLDHKSSHSSQQAANRNKSQTTAQGEGVVSISLSSPRTSSCSTSHSISSTSTSTSTPPDVTIPSRAGGSSSPRVAKKLSLTSTSSIGSISSIASSPPEQERLSSNEASSGAEMSVVEQEKPGVGLELTVTAGLGLRERSSSFGKASLETGIGLGERRQSFGKAGVTPPGGFRERRGSISSLSGKEELTDYHQRQKEERLREQEVERLERQRLETILSLCSELGRAERDGGAAATSSTSAVADLQKINQELEKLQLNDEDDDTPSVFSDSSAVSGTVGNGHMTSPGSENGYYDDDLQVRRRRSSGHRDNRAESPAISLRSFAPTPSPRAHRTNEALEDAARHCGQHTIPSEEEVRRVEEERIQVLNNMEELEQKIKELDNQIEESAREVEVERALVEAEQESEVAALQHEKDALEALHNKMADLETQSQQEKEKACKLLQAEKGRVERLAQIVCEQRSQLDSCPEATKEPLQEQLARDCEVLEAETKRFEDLEFQQLERESRQDEEKETHTQQLLREIADYQRSTVTRKERLLTLKKQAAQIMQQAQREKESFLKERSNLESMLQREKESLTVLERKYADLTGGRSFTLREHFRLLEERKRSEKESGSHLSDTLPRKKTATAMNPQFMCATLGRSFPTKSHQPLVQSTSCGSILPRILSLSNKESESRRLHKGQPSSRAASQTNVYLDAFGYRENQAFDTMSVDSSDSIETSISACSPDNVSSASTSNVAKLEEMERLLREAQAEKNRLLEHKEREMEIRKQALEEERRRREDLEKRLQEETNRRQKLIDREVKLREKQRAQSRPLTRYLPVRKDDFDLRAHIESAGHSLDTCFHLSISEKTCRGYLVKMGGKIKTWKKRWFVFDRNRRTLSYYADKHEVKLKGVIYFQAIEEVYYDHLKNAHKSPNPSLTFSVKTHDRVYYMVAPSPEAMRIWMDVIVTGAEGYTQFMV, encoded by the exons gGGTAACGCGCATAGGCACAGAAGATGCTCCAATTCCTCAGGATATTACCATTCAAGGGCCTGGCATCGAGGCAGAGCACTGTCTAATCATCAATGAAG GAGGGGTGGTGACCCTGGACCCCTGTGGCCACCTCTGCAGTCTTGATGGAGTCCAGGTCACTGTACCAACACCACTCACTCAGG GTTATTCTTTGTGTCTGGGAAAATCCTATTTGTTCCGGTTCAACCATCCTGAGGAAGCCAGCAGAATGAAGAGCATGCTTCCCCAAAAGAGTCCTGTATCGGCTTTAGCCTACAACACAG ACTACCTGAAGTTTAGCAGTGACTATAGCCATGCAGTTGTGGGCGGCACCAGTAGTGCTAGGGGCATGCGATCAGCATCTGAGCTTCGGGACTTGATGGACACCCTGCAGCGTAAGAAAATTGCCCTTGAAAACAGCCTGAGAGCCAACGGGAATGCCAACCCCTCCTACTTCAGTGTGACACAG tctcCCCCCACCACACCTGTCTCCAGTCCTGCCACATCTTCATCAGCCTATCAGGAACAGGCAAGGCGTTTCTATAGCTCCGATCGTCCTTCTTTGTCTTTAAAATCTGCTCCACCTCTTTCCCCTGGGCGACGTTCCgacccttcttcttctttggcctCGCGCTCTTCTGTTGGCCGCAGTCAGGACAATTTTGGCACCAGCGATAGCCGACGACTGCACAGTCAGAGCTCCTCTCCTTTACTCTCCACCTGGAATGGTGGGGGATCTTCCACTTCTGTTGCCAGTAGTGAGAACTAtctcctctctcttcctccatcTTCTTCCTCATCCCGCACTCCATCTTCTGGGGGCGCTGCCAGCATGCCCTCTAGCCCCCGTCTAGGACGCCGCACCTATGGGAACCAGGGGAACCAGGAGCCGACGCCCACTAGTCGAACCAGGAAATACTCAGCAGGCTCGCTGAGTGGGATGACAACAGGAGGACACAGCCGCTCACTGCCACGCCTCTGTCCCTCCCCGTCCCCCCGTGACAATAATAATGGAGTGCTAACTTTGTCAACGCTGCCTCCACGGAGGTCTGATACTGCTGGGGATTACAAATTTAGCAAAGAGCATTACAGCAACGGCCAAAACGCTGACCTCGACCACAAGTCTAGTCATTCCAGTCAGCAAGCCGCAAACAGGAATAAAAGCCAGACCACAGCTCAAGGTGAAGGTGTTGTGTCGATCTCCCTCTCTTCCCCTAGGAcctcctcctgctccacctCCCACTCCATCTCTTCCACATCCACATCCACATCCACTCCACCAGATGTAACAATCCCATCACGGGCAGGGGGCTCCTCTTCTCCTCGTGTTGCCAAAAAACTCAGCCTGACCTCCACCAGCTCAATAGGCTCCATCAGCTCTATAGCTTCGAGCCCTCCAGAACAAGAACGGCTAAGCAGCAATGAAGCCTCCTCAGGAGCAGAAATGTCTGTGGTGGAGCAAGAAAAACCAGGGGTGGGCCTTGAACTCACCGTTACAGCTGGACTAGGACTTAGAGAGAGGAGCTCTTCATTTGGGAAGGCCAGcctggaaactggaattggtcTGGGGGAGAGGAGGCAGTCATTTGGCAAAGCAGGGGTGACCCCGCCAGGGGGATTCAGGGAAAGAAGGGGGAGTATCAGCTCCCtaagtgggaaggaagaactgaCAGACTACCACCAACGCCAAAAAGAGGAGAGACTCCGTGAGcaggaggtggagagactg GAGCGACAGCGGCTCGAGACCATCTTGTCTCTTTGCTCTGAGCTGGGCCGAGCTGAAAGGGACGGAGGCGCCGCAGCCACCAGCTCCACTTCAGCTGTTGCAGACCTGCAGAAGATCAACCAGGAGCTTGAGAAGCTGCAGCTGAACGACGAAGATGATGACACGCCTTCTGTCTTTTCCGACTCTTCAGCTGTTAGTGGAACAGTCGGAAATGGGCACATGACCTCCCCTGGATCGGAGAACGGTTACTATGATGATGACCTGCAGGTACGACGGAGGCGTAGCAGCGGTCACCGAGACAACAGGGCCGAATCGCCTGCCATCAGTCTGCGAAGCTTTGCCCCCACACCTTCACCACGTGCACATAGGACAAATGAG GCTCTAGAGGATGCAGCTCGCCATTGTGGACAGCACACGATCCCTTCAGAAGAGGAAGTGAGGCGCGTGGAAGAGGAGAGAATCCAGGTCCTGAACAACATGGAGGAGCTTGAACAAAAGATCAAAGAGCTGGACAATCAAATTGAGGAATCTGCCCGAGAG gtcgAGGTTGAGCGAGCTCTAGTTGAAGCTGAGCAGGAGTCCGAGGTAGCAGCTCTTCAACACGAAAAAGATGCTTTAGAAGCGCTTCACAACAAGATGGCTGACCTAGAGACCCAATCccagcaggaaaaagaaaag GCGTGCAAGCTGCTGCAGGCAGAAAAGGGCAGAGTAGAAAGGTTGGCTCAGATTGTGTGTGAGCAGCGCTCCCAGCTGGACAGCTGTCCTGAGGCCACCAAGGAGCCCCTGCAGGAGCAGCTAGCCAGG GACTGCGAAGTGCTTGAAGCAGAGACAAAGCGTTTTGAGGACCTGGAGTTTCAGCAGCTCGAGAGAGAAAGCAGGCAGGACGAGGAGAAGGAGACCCACACCCAGCAGCTTCTCCGGGAGATCGCAGACTACCAACGCAGCACCGTCACCCGCAAG GAGCGTCTGTTAACTCTGAAGAAGCAGGCGGCGCAGATTATGCAGCAGGCTCAACGAGAGAAGGAGAGCTTCTTGAAGGAGAGGAGCAACCTTGAGTCCATGCTGCAGAGA GAGAAAGAAAGCCTGACTGTGCTGGAAAGAAAATACGCTGACCTCACCGGTGGACGGAGTTTCACCCTGAGAGAG CATTTCCGTCTgctggaggagaggaagaggtcTGAGAAAGAAAGTGGCTCACATCTAAGTGATACTTTACCTAGGAAGAAAACCGCGACCGCCATGAACCCCCAGTTTATGTGCGCAACACTCGGGCGCAGCTTCCCCACAAAG TCCCATCAGCCTCTGGTACAGAGTACAAGCTGTGGCAGTATTCTTCCAAGAATCCTCAGTTTATCCAATAAGGAAAGTGAATCTCGACGTCTGCATAaag GTCAGCCGAGCTCCCGAGCTGCTTCTCAGACCAACGTCTACCTCGATGCCTTTGGGTACCGTGAAAACCAGGCCTTTGACACAATGAGTGTGGATAGTAGTGACTCTATTGAAACCAGCATCTCTGCTTGCTCACCTGACAACGTCTCCAG TGCCAGTACGTCAAATGTAGCCAAGCTGGAGGAGATGGAGCGCCTGCTGAGAGAGGCACAGGCCGAGAAGAACCGCCTCCTCGAACACAAG GAGCGGGAAATGGAAATTCGAAAGCAGGCCTtggaagaggagaggaggagacgGGAGGATCTGGAGAAAAGGTTACAAGAGGAGACCAACAGACGCCAGAAACTGATCGACCGCGAGGTGAAGCTTCGAGAAAAGCAGAGGGCGCAG TCCCGGCCTCTTACTCGGTATCTGCCTGTGAGGAAGGACGATTTTGACTTGCGGGCTCACATTGAGTCGGCGGGCCACAGCCTAGACACGTGCTTCCACCTGTCCATCTCAGAAAAGACCTGCCGAGGCTACTTGGTCAAGATGGGAGGCAAAATCAAAACGTGGAAGAAACGCTGGTTCGTCTTTGACCGCAACAGACGCACACTATCCTACTACGCAG ACAAGCACGAAGTCAAGTTGAAAGGAGTCATTTACTTCCAAGCTATTGAAGAAGTATACTACGATCACTTGAAGAATGCACACAAG AGCCCAAACCCCTCCCTGACCTTCAGTGTGAAGACTCACGATAGGGTCTACTACATGGTTGCTCCTTCTCCCGAAGCCATGAGGATCTGGATGGATGTGATCGTCACAGGCGCTGAGGGATACACTCAGTTCATGGTGTAG